A genomic region of Arachis stenosperma cultivar V10309 chromosome 9, arast.V10309.gnm1.PFL2, whole genome shotgun sequence contains the following coding sequences:
- the LOC130948229 gene encoding topless-related protein 1: MSSLSRELVFLILQFLDEEKFKETVHKLEQESGFFFNMKYFEDEVHNGNWDEVEKYLSGFTKVDDNRYSMKIFFEIRKQKYLEALDKHDRSKAVEILVKDLKVFATFNEELFKEITQLLTLENFRENEQLSKYGDTKSARAIMLVELKKLIEANPLFRDKLQFPNLKNSRLRTLINQSLNWQHQLCKNPRPNPDIKTLFVDHSCGQPNGARAPSPANNPLLGSLPKAGAFPPLGAHGPFQPTPAPVPTPLAGWMSNPTTVAHPAVSGGGAIGLGAPSIPAALKHPRTPPTNPSVDYPSGDSDHVAKRTRPMGISEEVNLPVNVLSATFPGHGHGHGHSQAFTAPDDLPKTVVRTLNQGSSPMSMDFHPVQQSLLLVGTNVGDIALWEVGSRERLVLRNFKVWDLSACSMPFQAALVKDPGVSVNRVIWSPDGALFGVAYSRHIVQIYSYNGGDDVRQHLEIDAHVGGVNDLAFSHPNKQLCVITCGDDKTIKVWDAATGTKQYTFEGHEAPVYSVCPHYKENIQFIFSTALDGKIKAWLYDNLGSRVDYDAPGRWCTTMAYSADGTRLFSCGTSKDGESSIVEWNESEGAVKRTYQGFRKRSLGVVQFDTTKNRFLAAGDDFSIKFWDMDNVQPLQAIDADGGLPASPRIRFNKDGTLLAVSANENGIKILANADGMRLLRTLENSLYDASRTSEAMAKPTINPISAAAAAATSAALAERASSVVAIPGMNGDARNLGDVKPRISEESNDKSKIWKLTEINEPSQCRSLKLPDNVRVPKISRLIYTNSGNAVLALASNAIHLLWKWQRNDRNSSGKATASMQPQLWQPSSGILMTNDIADSSPEDAVPCFALSKNDSYVMSASGGKISLFNMMTFKTMTTFMPPPPAATFLAFHPQDNNIIAIGMDDSSIQIYNVRVDEVKSKLKGHTKRITGLAFSHVLNVLVSSGADAQICVWNTDGWEKQKSRFLQLPPGRTPSAQADTRVQFHQDQIHFLVVHETQLAIYEATKLECLKQWFPRDSAAPISHATFSCDSQLIYASFLDATVCVFSASNLRLRCRINPSAYLSGSVSSNVQPLVIAAHPQEPNQFAIGLSDGGVHVFEPLESEGKWGVPPPVENGSASNVAAPSVGGPSSDQPQR, encoded by the exons ATGTCTTCCCTTAGTAGAGAATTGGTGTTCTTGATCTTGCAGTTTCTGGATGAGGAAAAGTTCAAGGAGACTGTTCACAA GCTTGAACAGGAGTCTGGATTTTTCTTCAATATGAAGTACTTTGAGGATGAAGTGCACAATGGCAATTGGGATGAGGTTGAAAAGTACCTTTCTGGTTTCACTAAGGTAGATGATAATAGATATTCTATGAAGATATTTTTTGAGATAAGGAAACAGAAGTATCTTGAGGCATTGGATAA GCATGACCGGTCCAAGGCTGTAGAAATCTTAGTAAAGGATTTGAAAGTGTTTGCTACTTTTAATGAAGAATTGTTCAAGGAAATCACACAGCTTTTGACATTGGAGAATTTTAG GGAAAATGAGCAATTGTCTAAGTATGGTGATACAAAATCTGCTAGAGCAATCATGTTGGTTGAGCTCAAAAAGCTCATTGAAGCGAATCCTTTGTTTCGTGATAAGTTGCAATTTCCCAACCTTAAGAACTCAAGGTTACGGACTCTCATCAATCAAAG CCTGAATTGGCAGCATCAACTTTGCAAGAATCCACGGCCAAATCCTGATATAAAAACTCTTTTTGTGGATCACTCTTGTGGACAACCAAATGGTGCACGAGCTCCTTCACCTGCAAATAATCCGCTATTAGGGTCCTTACCAAAGGCCGGAGCATTTCCTCCTCTCGGTGCACATGGG CCTTTTCAACCTACTCCAGCACCAGTGCCGACACCCCTGGCTGGGTGGATGTCAAATCCTACCACTGTGGCACATCCTGCAGTTTCTGGAGGTGGAGCTATAGGTCTTGGTGCTCCATCAATCCCTG CTGCTTTGAAGCATCCAAGGACTCCTCCAACTAATCCCTCTGTTGATTACCCATCTGGAGACTCAGATCATGTTGCTAAGAGAACTAGACCAATGGGAATATCCGAGGAG GTAAATCTACCTGTCAATGTGTTGTCGGCAACATTCCCTGGTCATGGTCACGGTCATGGTCATAGTCAAGCTTTTACGGCACCTGATGACTTGCCGAAGACTGTCGTGCGAACTTTGAATCAGGGTTCATCTCCTATGAGCATGGACTTCCATCCTGTGCAACAGTCTTTACTTCTTG TTGGCACTAATGTTGGGGACATCGCTTTGTGGGAGGTGGGGTCTAGGGAGCGGTTGGTCTTGAGGAATTTCAAAGTTTGGGACCTTAGTGCATGTTCAATGCCATTTCAG GCTGCTCTCGTCAAAGATCCTGGTGTTTCTGTCAACCGAGTGATTTGGAGTCCTGATGGTGCTTTATTCG GAGTTGCTTATTCAAGACACATTGTTCAAATATACTCTTATAATGGCGGGGATGATGTGAGGCAGCACCTTGAG ATTGATGCTCATGTTGGTGGAGTAAATGATCTTGCATTTTCGCATCCAAATAAGCAATTATGTGTGATAACCTGTGGCGATGATAAGACCATTAAG GTGTGGGATGCTGCTACGGGTACTAAGCAGTATACTTTTGAGGGCCATGAAGCTCCAGTATATTCTGTATGCCCCCATTATAAAGAAAACATTCAG TTTATTTTTTCAACGGCATTAGATGGAAAGATAAAAGCATGGCTGTATGACAATTTGGGATCTCGTGTTGATTATGATGCACCTGGTCGTTGGTGCACTACCATGGCTTATAGTGCTGATGGAACAAG GCTCTTTTCGTGCGGGACAAGCAAAGATGGGGAATCCTCTATTGTTGAGTGGAATGAAAGTGAAGGAGCTGTCAAAAGGACTTATCAAGGATTCCGTAAGCGGTCTTTGGGTGTTGTGCAATTTGATACCACCAAAAATAGATTTTTGGCTGCTGGTGATGATTTCTCCATAAAATTCTGGGACATGGACAATGTTCAGCCTCTGCAAGCCATCGATGCTGATGGGGGTCTTCCT GCAAGCCCACGTATCCGATTCAACAAGGATGGAACACTTCTAGCCGTCTCTGCGAATGAGAATGGAATCAAAATTTTAGCCAATGCAGATGGTATGCGTTTGTTGCGCACATTAGAGAATTCTTTATATGATGCATCACGAACATCAGAAGCCATGGCAAAG CCTACCATAAATCCAATTTCTGCTGCTGCCGCCGCAGCGACTAGTGCTGCACTTGCGGAGAGGGCCTCTTCTGTAGTAGCAATTCCCGGAATG AATGGGGATGCACGGAACTTAGGTGATGTTAAGCCTAGAATAAGTGAAGAATCCAATGACAAGTCAAAAATATGGAAGCTCACTGAAATAAATGAACCGTCTCAGTGTAGATCCTTAAAGTTACCAGACAATGTGAGAGTACCAAAG ATATCAAGGTTGATATATACAAACTCTGGTAATGCTGTTCTTGCATTAGCATCAAATGCCATTCACCTTCTCTGGAAATGGCAGCGAAATGACCGTAACTCATCTGGCAAG GCCACTGCCAGCATGCAACCTCAATTGTGGCAACCATCAAGTGGCATTCTGATGACTAATGACATTGCCGATAGTAGTCCCGAAGATGCTGTTCCATGCTTTGCTCTGTCCAAAAATGATTCTTATGTAATGTCCGCCTCAGGAGGGAAGATATCCCTTTTCAACATGATGACTTTTAAG ACAATGACGACATTCATGCCTCCACCACCTGCAGCAACCTTTCTTGCTTTTCATCCTCAGGATAACAACATTATTGCCATAGGCATGGATGATTCCTCCATTCAAATATATAATGTCCGCGTGGACGAG GTTAAAAGTAAACTCAAGGGTCATACTAAAAGAATAACTGGTCTTGCTTTCTCTCACGTATTGAATGTGCTAGTTTCATCTGGAGCAGATGCCCAG ATTTGTGTGTGGAATACTGATGGATGGGAAAAGCAGAAGAGTAGATTCTTGCAGCTTCCTCCCGGGAGGACTCCATCGGCGCAGGCAGATACGCGTGTACAGTTTCATCAGGATCAGATACATTTCTTGGTTGTACATGAAACTCAGCTAGCCATTTATGAAGCAACAAAGCTAGAATGTTTGAAGCAG TGGTTCCCACGAGATTCAGCTGCACCAATATCGCATGCGACTTTCTCGTGTGATAGTCAGCTGATATATGCCAGCTTTTTAGATGCAACAGTCTGTGTATTTAGTGCTTCAAACCTCAGATTACGATGTCGAATCAATCCGTCTGCTTATCTTTCAGGAAGCGTCAG TTCCAACGTACAACCGCTTGTAATTGCGGCGCATCCGCAAGAACCGA